One window of Salvelinus sp. IW2-2015 unplaced genomic scaffold, ASM291031v2 Un_scaffold2604, whole genome shotgun sequence genomic DNA carries:
- the LOC112074362 gene encoding zinc finger protein 180-like isoform X2: MSSLSYSPPAKEETVCWTEKETLVKEEEEEKDVTIQKQVEGEAVTVKEEDKNVSVKEEEDAFRVKEEEEEKEDDAVLGVEDDVKEYEEVFGMKDEEGEITVTLEEDEEEKTGDLINTRKRRAYRGSSGEPQQHHEADEAEKSPSRSEHLKKHQQRPTGKKSHHCSDCGKGCKSSSELKIHQRVHTGEKSNHCFYCGKSYLRSNSLKVHMRIHTGEKPYSCDQCGKSFTTSSHWIVHLRTHTGEKPYSCTQCGRSFTQSSNMLSHQRKHTGERSYSCNQCGKSFTQSSILVSHQRTHTGEKPYSCDQCGKSFTTSSHRIVHQRTHTGEKPYSCTQCGKSFTHSSSMLSHQRKHIGEKSYSCNQCGKSFLTSSHLTIHQRTHTGEKPHSCYQCDKRYSDKRSLIKHQKIHT; encoded by the exons atgagctcactaagctactctcctcctgctaaagaagagacggtctgctggacggagaaagaaactctcgtgaaagaggaggaggaagagaaggatgttacaatacaaaaacaagtagagggtgaggctgttaccgtgaaagaagaagataaaaacgtttcagtgaaagaagaggaagacgcgttcagagtgaaagaggaggaggaagagaaagaggatgatGCCGTTTTGGGAGTGGAGGATGACGTGAAAGAATATGAAGAGGTTTTTGGAATGAAGGATGAAGAGggggagattactgtcacattagaggaggacgaagaagagAAGACTggagatctgattaacacca GAAAGAGACGTgcctatcgtggatcctctggggagcctcaacaacatcatgaagctgacgaggcagagaagagtccctccagatcagaacacctcaagaaacaccagcagagacccacagggaagaaatctcaccactgctctgactgtgggaaaggttgcaaatcttcatcagaacttaaaatacaccagcgagtacacacaggagagaaatctaaCCACTGTTTTTACTGTGGGAAGAGTTACTTAAGATCAAATTCACTAAAAGTACACATGagaattcacactggagagaaaccttatagctgtgatcaatgtgggaagagttttactacatcaagCCATTGGATTGTAcacctgagaacacacacaggagagaaaccttatagctgtacccaatgtgggaggagttttactcagtcaagcAACATGTTGTCacaccagagaaaacacacaggagagagatcttatagctgtaatcaatgtgggaagagttttactcagtcaagcatcctggtatcacaccagagaacacacacaggagagaaaccttatagctgtgatcaatgtgggaagagttttactacatctagccaTCGGATTgtacatcagagaacacacacaggagagaaaccttatagctgtacccaatgtgggaagagttttactcactCAAGCAGCATGTTATCACACCAGAGAAAACACataggagagaaatcttatagctgtaatcaatgtgggaagagttttcttACATCAAGCCATctgactatacaccagagaacacacacaggagagaaacctcatagctgttatcaatgtgacaagagatactctgataaaagatctctgatcaaacatcagaaaatacatacatga
- the LOC112074362 gene encoding zinc finger protein 180-like isoform X1, with protein MSSLSYSPPAKEETVCWTEKETLVKEEEEEKDVTIQKQVEGEAVTVKEEDKNVSVKEEEDAFRVKEEEEEKEDDAVLGVEDDVKEYEEVFGMKDEEGEITVTLEEDEEEKTGDLINTSKYRKRRAYRGSSGEPQQHHEADEAEKSPSRSEHLKKHQQRPTGKKSHHCSDCGKGCKSSSELKIHQRVHTGEKSNHCFYCGKSYLRSNSLKVHMRIHTGEKPYSCDQCGKSFTTSSHWIVHLRTHTGEKPYSCTQCGRSFTQSSNMLSHQRKHTGERSYSCNQCGKSFTQSSILVSHQRTHTGEKPYSCDQCGKSFTTSSHRIVHQRTHTGEKPYSCTQCGKSFTHSSSMLSHQRKHIGEKSYSCNQCGKSFLTSSHLTIHQRTHTGEKPHSCYQCDKRYSDKRSLIKHQKIHT; from the exons atgagctcactaagctactctcctcctgctaaagaagagacggtctgctggacggagaaagaaactctcgtgaaagaggaggaggaagagaaggatgttacaatacaaaaacaagtagagggtgaggctgttaccgtgaaagaagaagataaaaacgtttcagtgaaagaagaggaagacgcgttcagagtgaaagaggaggaggaagagaaagaggatgatGCCGTTTTGGGAGTGGAGGATGACGTGAAAGAATATGAAGAGGTTTTTGGAATGAAGGATGAAGAGggggagattactgtcacattagaggaggacgaagaagagAAGACTggagatctgattaacaccagtaaataca GAAAGAGACGTgcctatcgtggatcctctggggagcctcaacaacatcatgaagctgacgaggcagagaagagtccctccagatcagaacacctcaagaaacaccagcagagacccacagggaagaaatctcaccactgctctgactgtgggaaaggttgcaaatcttcatcagaacttaaaatacaccagcgagtacacacaggagagaaatctaaCCACTGTTTTTACTGTGGGAAGAGTTACTTAAGATCAAATTCACTAAAAGTACACATGagaattcacactggagagaaaccttatagctgtgatcaatgtgggaagagttttactacatcaagCCATTGGATTGTAcacctgagaacacacacaggagagaaaccttatagctgtacccaatgtgggaggagttttactcagtcaagcAACATGTTGTCacaccagagaaaacacacaggagagagatcttatagctgtaatcaatgtgggaagagttttactcagtcaagcatcctggtatcacaccagagaacacacacaggagagaaaccttatagctgtgatcaatgtgggaagagttttactacatctagccaTCGGATTgtacatcagagaacacacacaggagagaaaccttatagctgtacccaatgtgggaagagttttactcactCAAGCAGCATGTTATCACACCAGAGAAAACACataggagagaaatcttatagctgtaatcaatgtgggaagagttttcttACATCAAGCCATctgactatacaccagagaacacacacaggagagaaacctcatagctgttatcaatgtgacaagagatactctgataaaagatctctgatcaaacatcagaaaatacatacatga